Proteins co-encoded in one Oncorhynchus tshawytscha isolate Ot180627B unplaced genomic scaffold, Otsh_v2.0 Un_contig_2738_pilon_pilon, whole genome shotgun sequence genomic window:
- the LOC112236828 gene encoding LOW QUALITY PROTEIN: toll-like receptor 13 (The sequence of the model RefSeq protein was modified relative to this genomic sequence to represent the inferred CDS: inserted 1 base in 1 codon) translates to MGNNSDCCECHIGPHTFRDLVKLSHLILWSYRLSAMAPDVFHGIPLLQSLIIREPYLEDLSEILCRIMNIKSLVRLYVDATNIRSLNISNCSVLNTNESMTPVFINLTFSDFSFGVITHIEEGALAWLQNLTRLTGAFSQEVLLDLPLSGIKQIQDFSCSGINVIDIESICNVVFLFSIKKLYVNNFNTSSLSMSSVELCTGLEYMYLSVPLSFHPTTHLDWHFISSLKNLNQLKIVGLEDNRLDICSFQKQPITWLTNLTLGLKNQMLFAKQFICLVKLLYLDIKQNLISNIEDFAFLGLTNLESLDITSNKITQINANTFYGLHSLTWLDLRNNPLIHNIEAMSFTNLMSLRQVFLGQVHNPLTEPVIKLNLTLIFGGILSQLTHLYISSAMRPMQLTIGSNITSKQNLSLQLKGQTVSFQDCDRPFFQSVTHLHADAEEFLCGSEFMGKYFTSVETFDYRSKLSAKRVDLTSIHQLIHLRKLTLRQVDLLIQRSADIIFHNLTKLEDLELDNCRIYXFEGSLTKDLKSLKRVYLHIENIYNVFYSFTEPLSSLKLLTFNNLQMFCSCDNAWLITWAKGCRQVEVIMLGPYAKTGMYALEDLICLSDNGIDTPNFVKYTEANCTTEVGFVLFVATGLGVLFFMLVVLVHNLAGPYLLPLYHITLGWLLEAMRSNTRGRYHYDAFVSYSGKDERWVVEELLPNLEQRGPPFLRLCLHSRDFQLGKDIVENITDSLYRSRHTLCLVSRHYLRSNWCSLEMKLATYRLQVEQRDILLLVFLEKIPPRQLSAHHRLARLLKTRTYLDWPQDPHQHQAFWDRLWAKLKPPTEHEIRG, encoded by the exons ATGGGGAATAACTCAGATTGCTGTGAATGTCATATTGGGCCTCATACATTCAGAGATCTCGTCAAGCTGAGTCATTTGATTCTTTGGAGTTATAGACTGTCAGCAATGGCCCCGGATGTTTTCCATGGCATTCCTCTGTTACAAAGTCTCATCATTAGGGAACCCTATTTAGAGGATTTGTCAGAGATACTATGCAGAATAATGAATATTAAGTCACTTGTTAGGTTATATGTAGACGCCACAAACATACGATCGTTAAACATTTCAAACTGCTCCGTCTTAAACACCAACGAAAGCATGACACCTGTTTTTATAAATCTAACATTCTCTGACTTCTCATTTGGTGTAATAACACATATAGAGGAAGGTGCACTGGCTTGGCTCCAGAACCTCACAAGGTTAACAGGGGCTTTCAGCCAGGAAGTCCTACTGGACCTTCCCCTGTCTGGGATAAAACAAATCCAGGACTTCAGTTGCTCTGGGATCAATGTCATTGATATTGAAAGTATCTgtaatgtagtgtttttgttttcaATCAAGAAATTATATGTAAACAATTTCAATACAAGCAGCCTCTCTATGTCCAGTGTTGAGTTGTGCACTGGGCTAGAATATATGTATTTAAGTGTACCTTTGTCTTTCCATCCTACTACCCATTTGGATTGGCATTTTATTTCCAGTCTCAAAAACCTTAATCAACTAAAAATAGTCGGCCTGGAAGACAACAGACTTGATATTTGCTCCTTCCAAAAACAACCAATAACATGGTTAACAAATCTCACTTTAGGGTTGAAAAATCAAATGCTTTTTGCGAAACAATTTATCTGTCTTGTTAAGCTCCTGTATCTGGATATAAAACAGAATTTAATTTCAAACATTGAAGACTTTGCTTTCCTGGGATTAACAAATCTGGAGTCCTTGGACATTACAAGTAATAAGATAACACAGATAAATGCAAACACATTTTATGGTTTACATAGTTTGACATGGTTAGACCTCAGGAACAATCCACTTATTCACAACATTGAGGCAATGTCTTTCACAAACCTCATGTCTCTTAGACAAGTGTTTCTCGGGCAAGTGCACAACCCACTAACAGAACCTGTGATCAAGCTGAATCTGACACTTATATTTGGTGGAATTCTGAGTCAACTGACTCATCTGTACATTAGTTCAGCTATGAGGCCAATGCAGTTGACTATCGGCAGTAACATCACATCTAAACAGAACCTGAGTCTCCAGCTCAAAGGCCAGACGGTGTCATTTCAGGACTGTGACAGACCTTTCTTTCAGTCTGTAACCCATCTTCATGCTGATGCTGAAGAATTCCTTTGTGGATCTGAATTCATGGGAAAATACTTCACGTCTGTGGAGACATTTGACTACAGATCGAAGCTTTCAGCTAAAAGGGTTGATTTAACATCAATTCATCAGCTGATTCACCTGAGGAAACTGACTCTACGACAGGTGGATCTTTTAATACAGCGTTCTGCCGACATCATTTTTCACAACTTGACCAAACTGGAGGATCTGGAACTTGACAACTGCAGGATTT TCTTTGAGGGGAGTTTAACTAAAGACTTGAAATCTTTGAAAAGAGTGTATTTGCATATAGAGAACATTTATAATGTATTCTACAGCTTTACTGAACCTCTCTCTAGCCTTAAGCTTTTGACGTTTAATAATTTACAGATGTTTTGCAGTTGTGACAATGCTTGGCTCATTACATGGGCAAAGGGGTGCAGGCAGGTTGAAGTGATCATGCTTGGTCCGTATGCTAAAACCGGTATGTATGCTTTGGAGGACTTGATATGCTTGTCGGACAATGGAATAGACACACCTAATTTTGTCAAGTACACAGAAGCCAACTGCACAACAGAGGTTGGCTTTGTGCTCTTTGTTGCGACTGGCCTGGGAGTCCTGTTCTTCATGCTGGTGGTGTTGGTCCATAACCTGGCCGGCccctacctcctccccctctaccacaTCACCCTTGGCTGGCTGTTAGAAGCCATGCGATCCAACACCAGGGGGCGCTACCACTACGATGCGTTTGTCTCCTATAGCGGGAAGGACGAGCGCTGGGTGGTGGAGGAGCTGCTTCCCAATCTGGAGCAGAGGGGTCCTCCTTTCCTGCGCCTCTGTCTGCACAGCAGGGACTTCCAGCTGGGGAAGGACATTGTGGAGAACATCACAGACAGCCTCTACCGGAGCCGCCACACCCTCTGCCTAGTCAGCCGCCACTACCTACGCAGTAACTGGTGCTCTCTGGAGATGAAGCTGGCCACCTACAGGCTGCAGGTGGAGCAAAGGGACATCCTCCTCCTGGTCTTCCTGGAGAAGATCCCCCCTCGCCAGCTGTCTGCCCACCACAGGCTGGCTCGCCTGCTGAAAACCAGGACTTATCTGGACTGGCCCCAGGACCCCCATCAGCACCAGGCATTCTGGGACAGACTGTGGGCTAAACTGAAACCTCCGACTGAGCATGAGATCAGAGGTTGA